The proteins below are encoded in one region of Planctopirus limnophila DSM 3776:
- a CDS encoding cupin domain-containing protein, with the protein MTESTKDSPSAAMPQMISLSEIEAVACPCGWAQRAFGHDAGTSVSVHYTQITKAARTHYHREHQEIYVVLDHAAHATIELNGQSYPLTKLLAISIPPLVRHRIVGEATIINIVSPPFDPADEWFDSSDMNCDEMNADMNTADTSSALPMEIHHV; encoded by the coding sequence ATGACTGAATCAACAAAGGATTCACCATCAGCCGCCATGCCTCAGATGATTTCGCTGAGTGAAATCGAAGCTGTCGCCTGTCCGTGCGGCTGGGCCCAAAGGGCCTTTGGCCATGATGCAGGAACCAGCGTCAGTGTGCATTACACACAAATCACCAAAGCTGCCCGTACGCATTACCATCGAGAACACCAGGAGATTTATGTTGTCCTCGACCATGCGGCTCACGCCACGATTGAACTGAATGGCCAGAGCTATCCTTTGACGAAACTGCTGGCGATTTCCATTCCGCCCCTGGTGAGGCATCGAATTGTGGGTGAGGCCACGATCATCAATATCGTTTCACCCCCTTTTGACCCAGCCGACGAATGGTTCGACTCAAGTGACATGAATTGTGACGAGATGAACGCCGACATGAACACTGCTGATACATCCAGCGCGCTGCCGATGGAAATCCACCATGTCTAG
- a CDS encoding THUMP domain-containing class I SAM-dependent RNA methyltransferase produces the protein MNSLDLIATTAFGLEAVVSRELAAMGYHEQQIEDGKITFKGDALAVARTNLWLRSADRVLLQIGKFVAKDFDELFDQTKELPWSEWLPEDAAFPVTGSCVRSLLHNPPAVQSLVKKAIVESRKQNSQRHWFQETGFEYPIDVSILRDVVTLTIDTSGPGLHKRGYRKQGGAAPLKETLAAALVQLSFWNRERPFLDPFCGSGTIPIEAALIAKNRAPGLDRNFQAERWERLPVENWLKAREEARDLQISKPTTYPLFASDISPQAVQLTEDHARAAGVAGMLHVTQMDVLELKDSRDYGVIVTNPPYGERLGDRESAEAIYDDMADAFSPLKTWSIYVLTADVGFERFFRRRADRRRKLYNGRIQCQYYQYIGPRPPGSVDPRADEGLAGAPYDPYQS, from the coding sequence ATGAATTCGCTGGATTTAATCGCCACGACGGCTTTCGGACTCGAAGCTGTTGTCTCGCGAGAACTGGCTGCCATGGGCTACCACGAGCAGCAAATTGAAGATGGAAAAATTACCTTCAAAGGTGATGCGCTCGCTGTGGCGCGAACCAACCTCTGGCTGCGCTCTGCAGATCGCGTTCTGCTACAAATCGGAAAGTTCGTCGCCAAGGATTTCGACGAACTCTTCGATCAGACCAAAGAACTCCCCTGGAGCGAATGGCTCCCGGAAGATGCTGCCTTTCCTGTCACAGGGAGTTGTGTGCGATCGCTGTTGCACAATCCACCAGCGGTTCAAAGTCTCGTCAAAAAGGCGATTGTGGAAAGCCGCAAGCAAAACAGTCAGCGGCACTGGTTTCAAGAAACCGGCTTTGAATATCCCATCGATGTCTCGATCCTGCGCGATGTTGTCACGTTGACCATTGATACTTCAGGCCCTGGTCTGCACAAGCGAGGCTATCGCAAGCAAGGGGGCGCAGCTCCTCTCAAGGAAACTCTGGCAGCGGCACTGGTACAGCTCAGTTTCTGGAATCGCGAACGCCCTTTTCTCGATCCTTTTTGTGGCAGTGGAACGATTCCTATCGAAGCAGCATTGATTGCCAAAAACCGGGCCCCGGGATTGGATCGAAACTTCCAGGCGGAACGCTGGGAACGTCTGCCCGTCGAAAACTGGCTCAAAGCCCGTGAGGAAGCGCGCGATCTGCAGATTTCCAAACCGACGACATACCCGCTGTTTGCCTCGGATATCAGTCCCCAGGCTGTCCAATTGACAGAAGATCATGCCCGGGCGGCCGGTGTGGCGGGCATGCTGCATGTCACACAAATGGATGTGCTCGAACTGAAAGATTCCCGGGATTACGGCGTAATTGTCACCAACCCCCCTTATGGCGAGCGTTTGGGTGATCGAGAATCAGCAGAAGCCATTTACGATGATATGGCCGATGCCTTTTCACCGCTGAAGACGTGGTCGATCTATGTCTTAACTGCCGATGTGGGCTTTGAACGCTTTTTCCGCCGCCGGGCAGATCGTCGTCGGAAGCTCTATAATGGCCGCATTCAGTGCCAGTATTATCAGTACATTGGCCCGCGACCTCCCGGTTCGGTAGACCCTCGTGCTGATGAAGGTCTAGCCGGTGCTCCCTACGATCCGTATCAATCCTGA
- a CDS encoding PleD family two-component system response regulator yields MTRRVLNVGQCVPDTIKITNFLKSSFDVEIIPSATAPETIDLLGKSSYDLVLINRKLDADYTDGMDIIRQMKSDERFQKIPVMLITNYPEYQQEAVAIGAAYGFGKDELGSSDAVARLTPYLG; encoded by the coding sequence ATGACACGTCGCGTACTGAATGTCGGCCAGTGTGTGCCGGATACGATAAAGATTACGAATTTTCTGAAGTCGAGCTTCGATGTGGAGATCATTCCTTCAGCCACTGCTCCGGAGACAATCGATCTCCTGGGTAAGTCGAGCTATGACTTGGTACTGATCAATCGCAAGCTCGATGCCGACTACACCGACGGCATGGATATTATCCGCCAGATGAAATCTGATGAGCGGTTCCAGAAGATCCCGGTGATGCTGATTACGAACTATCCTGAGTACCAGCAGGAAGCCGTCGCGATTGGTGCAGCCTATGGCTTTGGCAAAGACGAGCTTGGTTCTTCCGACGCCGTCGCCCGCTTAACGCCGTATCTGGGCTGA
- a CDS encoding DUF3309 family protein produces MLTTVLIVLLILMMIGAMPTWGYSRNWGAYPSGGIGLIVVILIVLLLMQRI; encoded by the coding sequence ATGCTGACAACTGTACTGATTGTATTGCTCATACTCATGATGATCGGTGCGATGCCCACCTGGGGTTATAGTCGCAACTGGGGGGCGTATCCAAGCGGAGGGATTGGGCTCATTGTCGTGATCCTGATCGTTCTCCTTCTGATGCAACGCATCTGA
- a CDS encoding DUF2294 domain-containing protein: protein MPPKTKSMEQQVKDVITRFQLEMSGHAPTKVTVTLDQATLIVTLIDALSPVEVTLSQTETGAAQVQEYHNRLFMCSLPALREELQRVTGVAIQDAAVEFETDNGVVTHTFVNGTVIQLFRLASGIPASKWTGEISSS, encoded by the coding sequence ATGCCCCCAAAAACCAAGTCGATGGAGCAACAAGTCAAGGATGTCATCACCAGGTTTCAATTGGAAATGTCGGGACATGCGCCAACCAAAGTCACAGTCACGCTTGATCAGGCGACATTAATCGTGACTCTCATCGATGCGTTGTCACCCGTCGAGGTGACATTATCGCAGACTGAAACGGGCGCTGCTCAGGTTCAAGAATACCACAACCGACTCTTCATGTGCTCTCTTCCCGCCTTGAGAGAGGAACTTCAGCGTGTAACAGGCGTAGCGATTCAAGATGCCGCTGTGGAGTTTGAGACCGACAATGGTGTCGTAACTCATACATTTGTTAATGGAACAGTGATTCAACTCTTCCGACTAGCAAGTGGAATTCCAGCCTCCAAATGGACCGGCGAGATCTCTTCCAGTTAG
- a CDS encoding DUF2294 domain-containing protein: MTKPIIEPKTAGEIASSVCIAMARFEQDFMGRGPKDIHAHLVGDLLIVRLQGVLTAAEQQLIKTLPPGKGRDLLKEVRTQLIETARSQLEEMVEQTTGVASISLHHDISTKTGEEIVIFTLARAPVVRETRRR, from the coding sequence ATGACCAAACCAATCATTGAGCCAAAAACCGCGGGAGAGATTGCTTCTTCCGTATGTATTGCCATGGCCCGTTTTGAGCAGGATTTCATGGGCCGCGGACCTAAAGACATCCATGCGCATCTGGTGGGGGATCTGCTGATTGTTCGACTCCAGGGTGTTTTGACAGCTGCGGAACAACAATTGATCAAGACCTTACCCCCGGGAAAAGGTCGTGATCTGCTTAAAGAAGTGCGCACTCAACTGATTGAGACAGCTCGGTCGCAGTTGGAAGAGATGGTTGAACAAACCACTGGAGTGGCGTCAATCAGCCTGCATCACGATATCAGCACCAAGACTGGTGAAGAGATTGTGATTTTTACTCTGGCCCGGGCTCCCGTTGTCAGAGAGACACGCCGGCGTTGA
- a CDS encoding glycosyltransferase family 4 protein: MHTMHFITRLIVGGAQENTVSNVEDQVQLFGDEVTLVTGPGLGPEGSLEERAAKSGARLIVMPELHRAIRPWQDWRAYQELRRLIRTLKPDVIHTHASKAGIIGRQAGFVEGVPVVHTIHGASFHYGQSAPAYRLYRFLEQRAGRQTAHFISVSDAMTEQYVAARVAPREKFTTIRSGFDVQPYLSPVKSRAEIRAQLGLSESDLVVGKIARLFHLKGHQYLIAAAPEIVRQQPQVKFLLVGDGILREQYQAEIARLGLTDHFVFTGLVPPSQIPELIHAMDVVVHCSEWEGLARVLPQGLLAGKPVISYDIDGASEIVRPGETGYLLPRGDVPGLAKATIELLANPLLRQQYGQRGRELFQDVFRHEYMTQKIREIYATVAHPAKAIQALQ; encoded by the coding sequence ATGCATACAATGCACTTCATCACTCGATTGATTGTCGGCGGTGCGCAGGAGAATACCGTTTCGAATGTCGAGGATCAGGTGCAGCTTTTCGGCGACGAGGTCACACTTGTCACCGGGCCGGGCCTGGGGCCGGAAGGTTCGCTCGAAGAGCGGGCGGCGAAATCGGGTGCCCGCTTGATTGTCATGCCCGAACTGCATCGTGCCATTCGCCCCTGGCAAGACTGGCGAGCGTACCAGGAACTCAGGCGGCTCATTCGCACCTTGAAGCCCGACGTGATTCATACCCATGCCTCGAAGGCGGGGATCATCGGCAGGCAGGCAGGGTTTGTGGAAGGTGTCCCCGTTGTGCATACCATTCATGGAGCCTCGTTTCATTACGGGCAGTCAGCTCCCGCCTATCGTCTCTATCGTTTTCTCGAACAACGGGCAGGCCGGCAGACGGCTCACTTTATCAGCGTTTCCGATGCGATGACCGAGCAATACGTGGCTGCTCGAGTGGCCCCGCGAGAGAAATTCACGACCATCCGCAGCGGCTTCGATGTCCAACCCTATTTGTCGCCAGTCAAGAGTCGGGCCGAAATCCGCGCTCAACTCGGCCTGAGCGAGAGCGATCTTGTCGTCGGCAAGATCGCCCGGCTGTTCCACCTCAAAGGGCATCAGTACCTCATTGCCGCCGCTCCCGAAATCGTCCGGCAACAACCTCAGGTGAAGTTTCTTCTCGTTGGTGATGGTATTCTCCGGGAGCAGTATCAGGCGGAGATCGCGAGGCTCGGTCTGACGGATCACTTCGTCTTCACCGGCCTCGTGCCACCCAGCCAGATCCCGGAGCTCATTCATGCGATGGATGTCGTGGTCCATTGCAGCGAATGGGAAGGGTTAGCCCGCGTCTTGCCGCAGGGCTTGCTGGCAGGCAAGCCCGTCATCAGCTACGACATCGACGGTGCCAGCGAGATCGTCCGCCCGGGTGAAACTGGCTATCTGTTGCCGCGAGGTGATGTGCCAGGGTTGGCTAAAGCGACCATCGAGTTGCTGGCAAATCCGCTCCTTCGCCAGCAATACGGCCAGCGGGGGCGAGAATTATTTCAGGACGTCTTTCGTCATGAGTATATGACTCAGAAAATTCGTGAGATCTACGCGACAGTCGCTCATCCTGCGAAAGCCATCCAGGCCCTGCAATGA
- a CDS encoding argininosuccinate synthase, with the protein MPSCVLAYSGGLDTSVILGWLQDEGYDVHCVYVDVGQPCEDREAILKKAHDCGAKSARIVDAQEEMCRDFAFPVLQWQAKYENIYLLGTSIARPLISKVCLQVCREVGADAYAHGATGKGNDQCRFQLAAEALNPDIKIIAPWRIEKFRKAFPGRTELIAYCEQKGIPVKASAAKPYSSDENCLHISYEAGKLEDPNVCGVDIVDFGMTVSPQAAPDAVESVSIQFEKGIPVGVNGKKLSPLQIVLELNKIAGRNGVGRIDIVENRFVGMKSRGVYEAPAMTVLYHAHQTLEQLTLDRDLVNLRDRLSPEVAQMVYYGFWYVSKMDALLAFIKEAQQPVTGEVVLGLYKGNIINQGRTSPNSLYDEAIASMEGGGSYNQTDAEGFLRIMGLPSRVQARARARKY; encoded by the coding sequence ATGCCCAGTTGTGTGCTGGCTTATTCGGGTGGATTAGATACATCGGTCATCCTCGGCTGGTTGCAGGATGAAGGTTATGACGTACATTGCGTCTACGTCGATGTGGGGCAACCTTGCGAAGACCGCGAAGCCATTCTGAAGAAGGCTCACGATTGCGGGGCCAAGTCGGCTCGGATTGTCGACGCCCAGGAAGAGATGTGCCGCGACTTCGCCTTCCCCGTCCTCCAGTGGCAGGCCAAGTACGAGAACATTTACCTGCTGGGCACCTCCATCGCCCGGCCATTGATCAGCAAGGTCTGCCTCCAGGTTTGCCGCGAAGTCGGTGCCGATGCCTACGCTCACGGTGCGACCGGCAAGGGGAACGACCAGTGCCGGTTCCAATTGGCTGCGGAAGCACTCAACCCGGATATCAAGATCATCGCTCCCTGGCGAATCGAAAAGTTCCGCAAGGCGTTCCCTGGCCGTACAGAACTGATCGCTTATTGCGAACAGAAGGGCATTCCCGTCAAAGCGTCCGCTGCCAAGCCCTACAGCTCTGACGAGAACTGCCTCCATATCAGTTACGAAGCGGGCAAGCTGGAAGATCCCAACGTTTGCGGCGTCGATATTGTCGATTTCGGCATGACGGTTTCGCCGCAAGCCGCCCCTGATGCTGTGGAATCGGTTTCGATTCAATTCGAAAAGGGGATTCCTGTCGGAGTGAACGGCAAGAAGCTCTCGCCACTGCAGATTGTGCTGGAACTCAACAAGATTGCCGGCCGCAATGGTGTCGGCCGGATTGATATTGTCGAGAACCGTTTTGTCGGCATGAAGAGCCGGGGCGTGTATGAAGCACCAGCCATGACTGTGCTGTACCATGCTCATCAAACGCTGGAACAACTCACCCTCGACCGCGATCTGGTCAACTTGCGCGATCGGCTCTCGCCAGAAGTCGCTCAGATGGTCTATTACGGCTTCTGGTACGTCTCCAAGATGGATGCCTTGCTCGCGTTCATCAAGGAAGCTCAACAGCCTGTGACAGGTGAAGTGGTGCTGGGCCTCTACAAGGGAAACATCATCAATCAGGGCCGCACCAGCCCGAACAGCCTCTACGACGAAGCGATTGCCAGCATGGAAGGTGGCGGTTCGTACAACCAGACCGATGCCGAAGGCTTCCTGCGAATCATGGGCCTCCCCAGCCGCGTCCAGGCCCGCGCTCGCGCCAGAAAGTATTAA
- a CDS encoding DUF58 domain-containing protein, which yields MLDLSVVERLGTLELQVRAVVDSLAQGRHASSSRGFSIEFAQYREYTPGDDLRYVDWKVFGKSDRLYVKQFDDETSFGCQILIDSSESMAFRSPAVPCSKFEYARLLGASLGLVILQQQDHVKLHVLAESAAQAGGFARSWPAYRQMLAEIEQIQPEGKGNPGQCLISLGNQNRRRAVMVIVTDGLSDLQELISGLRQLRYGRHDVLLLQVMDRWERTFPMTGWTQFIGLEEWPDRTTNAPSIREGYLAEYQSFQQQLNSACHEMKIDFFPISTDMSLDQVLRSVLQRNPELLPQ from the coding sequence GTGCTCGATCTCTCGGTCGTTGAACGGCTTGGTACACTCGAACTGCAAGTGCGTGCTGTGGTTGACAGCCTGGCTCAGGGGAGGCATGCGAGTTCCTCTCGCGGATTTTCCATCGAATTCGCCCAGTATCGCGAATATACGCCCGGCGATGATCTGCGGTATGTGGATTGGAAAGTCTTTGGCAAGTCCGACCGGCTGTATGTCAAACAATTTGATGATGAAACCAGCTTTGGCTGTCAGATTCTGATCGATTCCAGTGAATCGATGGCTTTTCGTTCTCCGGCAGTGCCGTGCAGTAAGTTTGAATATGCTCGGCTCCTGGGTGCTTCGCTGGGATTGGTGATTCTCCAGCAGCAGGATCATGTGAAACTCCATGTGCTGGCTGAGTCTGCCGCACAAGCGGGCGGCTTTGCCAGGAGTTGGCCCGCGTATCGCCAGATGCTGGCCGAAATTGAACAGATTCAACCCGAGGGGAAGGGGAACCCTGGTCAATGCCTCATTTCGCTGGGGAATCAGAATCGACGTCGAGCCGTCATGGTGATTGTGACCGATGGGCTGAGTGATCTTCAGGAATTGATCTCCGGCCTGCGTCAATTGCGCTATGGCCGGCACGATGTCCTCCTGCTGCAAGTGATGGATCGCTGGGAGAGAACCTTTCCGATGACGGGTTGGACGCAGTTTATCGGACTGGAAGAGTGGCCCGATCGCACGACCAATGCGCCATCGATTCGCGAAGGCTATCTGGCGGAGTACCAGTCATTCCAGCAGCAGTTGAACTCGGCCTGCCATGAAATGAAGATCGATTTCTTCCCGATTTCGACCGATATGTCGCTGGATCAGGTGTTGCGATCCGTGTTGCAAAGGAATCCAGAACTCCTTCCTCAGTAG
- the hemP gene encoding hemin uptake protein HemP codes for MPELNPSSEPSHQNAAGESLETRTNFTSGTTSAVDSSSLMKGQKELLINHLGEIYRLRITRNGKLILHK; via the coding sequence ATGCCTGAGCTAAACCCATCCTCGGAACCTAGCCACCAGAATGCAGCGGGCGAGAGTCTCGAAACTCGCACCAATTTCACTTCCGGTACGACTTCTGCCGTCGACTCATCCAGTTTGATGAAGGGGCAAAAAGAGCTCCTTATCAATCATCTGGGCGAAATTTACCGCCTCCGAATCACACGAAACGGAAAGTTGATTCTTCACAAGTAG
- a CDS encoding polysaccharide biosynthesis protein, with translation MPFRQLIIPPIYIILYGFTYLLAYSLRFDFEVPSEVWGRFLATFPLVIATKSLVNLLTRQWRRKHRYTSLVDVIYVTGDAFFAATLLLAINAFLPSGIVIPRSIVLIDLMLTVLAIAGLRSMIRSYCEVIHPKLHRRLGGMSQLTPRRALIYGADASAVAIFRALKSGNEEYRICGFIDPEGFSQSSIIGEAEVFSGQIDLAKIAKKVRAEMLLIPASTPGRIVRELLVQCDDQHLLAHVIPGVDEIVNGRIRLATREVTISDLLRREPTKLDFESMRSYISRRRVLVTGAAGSIGSELCRQILALNPESLILLDQSEPGIFAMEQEFQTRTTGGTRLVYEIADMRDQPTLEQIFDTYKPQLVFHAAAYKHVPLMEANPQEAIRNNIFGTKALVDAADQFGVDRFVLISTDKAVRPTNIMGSTKLFAEKYLQATAQKSKTEFMTVRFGNVLNSAGSVVPTFRRQILEGGPITVTHPEMVRFFMTIPEAVQLVLQAGAIGQTGGVMILDMGDPVKILDLARDMIYLSGLKYPDDIDIVFTGLRPGEKLYEELFYESEVSAEKIHEKIFMAHRAPISPRLVKEALARLQSAVELSREAAAATLREITAEFVAIDEGTSSEHISQPTRKAA, from the coding sequence ATGCCATTTCGACAACTGATCATTCCACCGATCTACATTATCCTGTACGGATTCACATATCTTCTGGCCTACTCTCTGCGCTTCGATTTCGAAGTTCCCAGTGAGGTCTGGGGGAGATTTCTAGCCACTTTTCCACTGGTGATTGCCACCAAGTCGCTGGTGAATCTATTGACTCGTCAATGGCGCAGGAAGCACCGTTACACCTCGCTGGTTGATGTCATCTACGTCACCGGAGATGCCTTTTTTGCAGCGACATTACTTTTGGCCATCAATGCCTTTCTGCCCTCGGGAATCGTGATTCCGCGATCGATTGTGTTGATCGATCTGATGCTCACAGTTCTGGCAATTGCCGGCCTGCGTTCGATGATTCGCAGCTATTGTGAGGTGATTCATCCTAAGCTCCACCGCAGGCTGGGTGGTATGTCGCAACTGACTCCACGCCGGGCTTTGATCTACGGTGCAGATGCCAGTGCAGTGGCAATTTTCCGCGCACTCAAAAGCGGCAACGAAGAGTATCGCATCTGTGGTTTTATCGATCCTGAAGGTTTCTCTCAGTCGAGCATTATTGGCGAAGCCGAAGTCTTCAGTGGCCAGATCGATCTTGCAAAAATCGCTAAAAAAGTCCGAGCGGAAATGTTGCTCATACCGGCATCGACGCCCGGGCGAATCGTGCGAGAGTTACTCGTGCAATGTGATGACCAACATCTTCTGGCCCATGTGATCCCGGGTGTCGATGAAATCGTCAATGGACGCATTCGGCTGGCGACGCGGGAAGTGACCATCTCCGACCTGTTACGCCGCGAACCGACAAAGCTCGATTTTGAAAGTATGCGGAGTTACATCTCTCGTCGCCGTGTGCTGGTCACGGGAGCTGCGGGAAGTATTGGCTCAGAGCTGTGCCGACAAATTCTGGCTCTGAATCCGGAAAGTCTGATTCTGCTCGATCAATCCGAGCCTGGCATTTTTGCCATGGAACAGGAGTTCCAGACGCGTACGACGGGTGGCACTCGACTGGTTTACGAGATCGCCGATATGCGCGATCAACCCACGCTCGAACAGATCTTCGATACCTACAAGCCCCAACTGGTTTTCCATGCAGCGGCATATAAGCATGTTCCTCTTATGGAAGCCAATCCGCAGGAAGCGATCCGTAACAACATCTTCGGTACAAAGGCACTGGTCGATGCTGCTGATCAATTTGGCGTGGATCGCTTTGTGTTGATTTCGACCGATAAAGCTGTGCGTCCCACCAACATCATGGGCTCTACAAAACTCTTTGCCGAGAAATATCTGCAGGCGACTGCCCAGAAATCCAAAACCGAATTCATGACGGTTCGCTTCGGGAATGTGCTCAACTCGGCTGGCAGTGTGGTACCGACATTCCGCCGACAGATTCTCGAAGGTGGCCCGATCACTGTCACGCATCCCGAGATGGTGCGGTTCTTCATGACGATTCCTGAAGCCGTTCAACTCGTGCTGCAGGCAGGGGCCATCGGACAAACCGGCGGCGTCATGATTCTGGATATGGGCGACCCGGTGAAAATTCTCGATCTGGCCCGCGATATGATCTATCTTTCCGGGCTCAAGTACCCGGACGATATCGACATTGTCTTTACTGGTCTTAGACCCGGCGAAAAGCTCTACGAAGAACTCTTCTATGAATCCGAAGTCTCGGCCGAGAAGATCCACGAAAAGATTTTCATGGCCCACCGGGCTCCGATTTCACCTCGTCTGGTGAAGGAAGCTCTCGCTCGTCTGCAGTCAGCCGTCGAACTTTCCCGGGAAGCTGCCGCTGCGACTTTGCGTGAGATCACGGCTGAGTTCGTGGCAATTGATGAGGGGACATCTTCCGAGCACATCAGCCAGCCCACTCGCAAAGCGGCTTAA
- a CDS encoding FHA domain-containing protein, translating into MVTERRNRRRHFLLRGWHRLQIENRLQVRSSRLLKNFRSSVERPQKVVSRARISGAYWHPNWPGSVTLTIRGRDSFACDASIDVMIERPFAWIGTSVQSDIRLVDEARAHFENLIVWTSAGVALFEFRPQPSKGLDQSAPTLTQHWLSPRWWQTRASHPCGRMELLFPFLKKSVPVPALNSLDIKAIKTSVDRSFLKSGPRLAFVLCNSRMNPASSTSPGSQNDNSSTSHADTFVINKHLTIVGSDPQCDWQLPCSARTTPMAHFLSPWQALIIRDASALGIVSLNHLAPVHVNGEACHAALLEVGDLVSFGGRTTYEVVVNPEAMSPEALVADDITGSMDLEAGKAISLPVSSQNLSPAESPAGSLDEHPVP; encoded by the coding sequence ATGGTTACGGAGCGGAGGAATCGCCGCCGTCATTTTCTGTTGAGGGGTTGGCATCGCCTGCAGATTGAAAACAGGCTTCAGGTGCGTTCATCCCGCCTGCTCAAGAACTTCAGGTCGTCCGTTGAAAGACCCCAGAAAGTCGTTTCACGGGCACGGATTTCAGGCGCTTACTGGCATCCCAACTGGCCAGGTTCGGTCACTCTCACTATTCGTGGTCGAGACTCTTTCGCCTGCGATGCCTCGATCGATGTCATGATCGAGAGACCGTTTGCCTGGATCGGCACTTCGGTTCAATCGGATATTCGACTCGTCGATGAAGCTCGTGCTCACTTTGAGAACCTGATTGTCTGGACATCCGCCGGTGTGGCACTTTTCGAATTTCGCCCACAGCCTTCAAAAGGTCTTGATCAATCGGCTCCCACACTGACACAGCATTGGTTGTCACCCCGCTGGTGGCAAACTCGGGCCAGCCACCCGTGTGGCCGCATGGAATTGCTGTTCCCATTCCTGAAAAAATCAGTCCCTGTTCCCGCATTGAATTCTCTTGACATCAAGGCCATAAAAACCTCTGTGGATCGTTCGTTCCTCAAGAGTGGCCCCAGACTCGCATTCGTGCTTTGCAACTCCCGTATGAATCCAGCGAGTTCAACCAGCCCCGGTTCTCAAAACGACAATTCATCGACATCGCACGCCGACACTTTCGTTATCAACAAACACCTGACGATTGTCGGGAGTGATCCACAGTGCGACTGGCAGCTCCCTTGCTCTGCTCGAACGACGCCCATGGCTCATTTTCTGAGTCCGTGGCAAGCCCTGATCATTCGGGATGCGTCGGCATTGGGAATTGTCTCACTGAACCATCTGGCCCCAGTGCATGTGAATGGAGAGGCTTGCCATGCCGCCTTGCTGGAAGTTGGCGATCTGGTCTCATTCGGTGGACGCACAACCTATGAAGTGGTCGTGAATCCCGAAGCGATGTCACCAGAAGCATTGGTAGCAGACGACATCACAGGTTCGATGGATTTAGAGGCTGGGAAGGCGATCTCGCTACCAGTCTCATCACAGAATCTCAGCCCCGCCGAGTCACCTGCCGGATCTCTCGACGAGCATCCTGTGCCTTAA
- the smpB gene encoding SsrA-binding protein SmpB: MAAKSKPEDDKPNNISVCRNRRARHEYELMDQLDCGIVLMGSEVKSIRAGKVSIEEAWVRVQDGELYLVGCDINEYPQASWLNHETKRTRKLLAHRRELKKFCGRTSERSITIVPLEMYLQRGFVKIKIALAKGRKLHDKREKLKAQDARREIRQVTRRG, encoded by the coding sequence ATGGCTGCAAAATCAAAACCAGAAGACGATAAGCCGAACAATATCTCGGTCTGCCGGAATCGTCGTGCGCGGCATGAATACGAACTGATGGATCAGTTGGATTGCGGCATCGTTTTAATGGGAAGTGAAGTTAAAAGTATTCGTGCCGGGAAGGTATCGATTGAAGAAGCCTGGGTGCGAGTCCAGGACGGCGAGTTGTATCTGGTCGGCTGCGATATCAACGAATACCCTCAGGCTTCATGGCTGAATCATGAAACGAAGCGAACGCGAAAGCTGCTGGCACACCGGCGGGAACTGAAGAAGTTTTGCGGCAGAACCAGCGAACGATCCATTACGATTGTGCCGCTGGAAATGTATCTGCAAAGAGGGTTCGTCAAAATCAAAATTGCACTCGCCAAAGGGCGCAAGCTGCACGACAAGCGGGAGAAGCTTAAGGCACAGGATGCTCGTCGAGAGATCCGGCAGGTGACTCGGCGGGGCTGA